Proteins co-encoded in one Juglans regia cultivar Chandler chromosome 16, Walnut 2.0, whole genome shotgun sequence genomic window:
- the LOC109012461 gene encoding protein DOWNSTREAM OF FLC-like, with translation MSKTALLFALSLILPALMVSAGRPTRNPFIVKGKVFCDTCRAGFETSATTYIPGAKVRVECKDRKSMQLVYSKEGTTDSTGTYSILVTEDHQDQLCDAMLVSSPQHDCATASPGRDRARVILTGYNGMASNNRFVNAMGFTKERALSGCAEVLKQYQEDDE, from the exons ATGTCGAAAACAGCTTTGCTTTTTGCGCTCTCTCTAATCCTCCCTGCACTTATGGTTAGCGCCGGCCGCCCGACCAGAAACCCCTTCATAGTGAAAGGTAAAGTTTTCTGCGACACCTGCCGCGCCGGTTTCGAGACCTCCGCCACCACCTACATTCCGG GTGCCAAGGTTAGGGTGGAATGTAAAGACCGAAAGTCAATGCAACTTGTATACAGCAAGGAGGGGACTACTGACTCCACTGGAACCTATAGCATCTTGGTCACCGAAGACCATCAGGACCAGCTTTGTGATGCCATGCTCGTTAGCAGCCCCCAGCACGACTGTGCAACAGCATCCCCAGGACGTGACCGTGCCCGCGTCATCCTCACCGGCTACAATGGTATGGCTTCCAACAATCGTTTTGTCAATGCAATGGGCTTCACAAAGGAGAGGGCCTTGTCTGGATGTGCCGAGGTTCTCAAGCAATACcaggaggatgatgagtag